ACTAACGAGGCTATAGCCCCAACGTACAACTGCCCTTCTCCACCAATGTTGAACATCCCGGTAAGGGCTGGGTACAGGAATGCTAAAGCGGTGAGAATCAGTGGAGAAGCTCTTGAGAAGAGGTAGCTTGCATTGTCGAATCCCTTAGTGAAGATAACAGTATATGCTGCTAGAGACAGTTCTGACGGATATCCCATAATAATCATTATACCTGCTGTTATAGTCAGTGATAAAAGAATCGATAACGAAATTTCCAATAACGCTAGTCCGTACTCTCTCTTCCTACTAGTGATGTTTTCAAGCAATTTTCTCATTACATGGACTTTCCCGTTCAACAAGAACCCCCCATGCACAACCCTATCTTCTCCACAGTGAACTCGTTAGGCGTTCCTTCAGCGGTGATTCTGCCGTTAAACATTACAACTAATCTGTCGCTTAATAATAATAGTTCTTCAAGATCCGCAGAAATCAGTAATACGGCACCCCCTTTGTTTCTATGATCTAGTAGAAGCTGTCTTATCTGCTGTGTGGATTTAACGTCAAGCCCCTGGGTGGGCTCCATGGCTATTAACAACTTTGGGTTTTTAACAAGCTCCCGCCCTGTCATTATTTTTTGCTGATTACCCCCGCTAAGGTGTTTAACGAGAACCCTTGGGCTTACGGCCAAAACTTCATAGTCTTTCATCACTTTAACGGATAGGTTCTCCAATTCTCTTGTCATTATGATGCCGAACCTGTTCGTCAAAAATACGTGATTTGTAAGCAAGACATTTGCAGATACATCCATTTCGCCAACAAGCCCTATTTTCCTCGACTCTGGTATAAACGATATTCCTCTCTTCAACCTTTCTTCAACAGATAGGCCCGTAATATCCTCGTCTTCAAACAAGATTCTACCTTTAATTGGCTTCCTCAACCCGATAATTGCCTCTGCCAACTCTTTCTGACCATTGCCTTGTATGCCTACAACCCCTACTACTTCCCCGCAGTGTATTTTTAACGAGATCCCCTTCAGAGTGCTTTGCTCCTTGTCGCCTTTCACCTGAATATTTTCTAGAACGAGGATTTCTTTGGAGCGATTGTTCAACGATGTTTTACCCGCTTGGTTCAACATGTGTAACTCCTCTCCAATCATCATCTTTGCCAGAGTTGATTCATCGATGTTTGCTGTTTCAGCCTCTCCTACTATTCTCCCCTTCCTTAACACGACTACTCTATTCGTTAACTCCTTTATCTCTCTCAACTTGTGTGAGATGAAAATGATAGATACGTGTTTTTCACGCAAAGTTCTTATTAGCCTGAACAATTCCTCTATTTCAATAGGGTTTAGAACGCTGGTGGGCTCGTCAAGTATTAAGATCTCGGCCCCGGTTACGAGCGATTTAACTATTTCAACTTTTTGTTGAACACCTATGGGTAATCGACCCACGGGCTCGTCCAAAGGGATTTGAAACCCCAGGGTCTTAAGAAGTTCCTCTGCCTTTTTGCGTGTTTCATCAATTGTTACTTTTCTATTGATAGTGCTCATGAATAGATGCATGTTTTCAATTACGGTGAATTCATCTATTAACGAGAAGTGTTGATATATCATCCTTATCCCGTGCTTCAAAGCATCCCATGGGCCGTGAAGGACTACCTCCCGGTTCCTTATATAGATTTTACCCGAGGAGGGCTTAATCTCACCGTACAAAATTCTCATCAAAGTAGTTTTGCCTGCACCGTTCTCGCCTAGAAGGCCGAGTATTTCGCCTGGATATACTTCGAGGGATACGTTATCCAAAGCTTTAACTCCGTCAGGATAAATTTTGCTTATGTTTTCAAGCCTGACAAGGGGCTCTTTTACCATCGATCATGACCCGTAAGCATTCTTATGAAGGATATGTGGTTTGTAGAATAAAAAATTAGATAGGTTAGATGGAACCTTTGGAGAGCGCGGCGTTTAAGTCGCCATTGATCAACGCATCTATTATGCTGTTGTATTCTTCGATACTGACAGGGTCTTTAAAGGCTATCTCGCCGCTCGCAATCTTCTGGTAGAGCTCGTTATAGACGGCCCACGTTGCTGAATCAATATATTGTGTTCTAGTCTGGTTCACTATCGAGACAACCTCTTCCACTGTGTAATCTTTTAATTTACCAACCTCACTAGCCCACTCTGCGAATGTTCTCACACCTTCTAAGTCCCATATTCCCACACCCGATTCTGCAAGTCCTAGCACTTTAATACCGGGCTCCCACTTCTTCTCGACAACCATCTTAATAGCGGTGTATACTGCGACATCCACTCTTTTAGCACCACTAAGTGGAATGTACTCAGGGGCATACCACTCCTGGCTTGCATCCTGTCCTATGGCGAACGCCTTCCCCATTTGATTCTTATTCCAGTCTACGACAGCATCCATCATGCCCACGTGTGTGTATCCAGCTAACCCGTATAATACCACAGCTCCTTGTTGGAGCATCTGCAATGCAGTATTATAGCCAACCTGGGGATCCGTGAAGGTATTAGTGTACTGCCATAAAAGGCTGACGTTGTAGCCCGTCTTCAACTCAAAATACTTTATGCCGAAGAGGTAGCCGATGTGGAATCTCCAGAGAGGCGGTATGCTCATACCTGCTACAGCGCCAACTTTGCTAGCATTAAGGTTTTTCGCCATACCCGATGCAAGAACTCCTATCAGTGAGCCAACCTCCTGCTCCTTGAACAGGATATCAACTTCATTATTCCTGTTCACGAATGTTGAGGCATCAATTAATGCGTATTTCTGGTTGGGGTAATTGTCGGCGGTCTTGTTAAGGGGATCAGTCCATAAGAATCCAACGAGAACTATTAAGTCGTACTCGCCGGACTCGGAGTAGGATCGTAAGACATTCTCCATGTCGGCGACAGACCTAGGGGTTGCATAGTCAACTTTGATATTAAACTCCTTCTTAGCCCTCTCGGCTCCTAGCCACGCCATGTCGTTGAAGCTTAGGTCTCCCCTACCACCCACATCGAAGAGGACTAGAACCTTCGTTTCCTCAGTAGGCTGTCCCCCACCTGGATAGAATCCCCCCAACAGGACTATTGCGATACCGGCAATAATTACTATTGCAACAAGTAGAAGAATTAGAGTTGTTCTGGCAATAGATCTCATCCCGTACACCACGTTAGACTATAATAGAAGTAAGAAATATTTAATCATTCCGATATTTTTTAAATCAAATCTATGATTACTTTGAATACGTATAGAGGTGTATAAAGGATATGCCACGTGGCGAGGGGGTCAATACGGTCTCCCGCCACTACATTGGTGCCGGCATTTTTTTGATCTTATTGATGTATGTTATTCCTTATGCCATACTTCAAAAGGTTAAAGACGCTAGTCTCTTCACCTACTGGACAATTCTCAGTCTCATCTGGATAATTGTTTCAATAATTTATCTTTACAAGTGGGTGAGAGAATGAACTCCATTCATCTCATCGCCCTCCTAATATACTTCACCGTGGGAACAATCATAGCTTACACATCTAGGAGGATGGGTGTTAAATCAGCGTCCGATTACTACGTCGCGGGCGGAAGGATGGGGGCGTTATTGGCGGCAGGAACCTACGCGGCAACAACTTATAGCGCGTTCATGATGGTGGGGCTGGTAGGATTAACTTATCAAACCGGAGTAGGAGCTCTTGGTTTCGAGCTCATATATCTGGTTTCAACGGTAACCGTACTGTCCACACTAGGGTTTAGGATATGGAAGCTAGCGAAGACTAGGAAGTGGATTTCCCCATCACAAATGATAGGGGACTTATACGGTTCTAAGACGCTTGCGGTTGCAGTAGCCTTCTTGTATTTATTCGCGATGATACCCTACACTGTTGCACAGATTCAAGGCCTGGGCGTCGTATTTCAGGTAAGCGGTCTAGAGTATGTTCACGGCGTAATACTTGGAACACTAATAATTTTATTATGGATTGTTCTGGCAGGAATCTGGAGCGTTGCAACAACAGACCTCTATCAGGGAATATTAATGCTCGCGGGTGGAATAATTTTCTTATCCTGGACGATCTCCACGCTTGTGCAAGAGGCAGATATTTCTAAGGTTTTAGAAACTCTTGGGGCTCAAGGATTCCTAGGGCTATCTAGCTTCTGGAGCCCACAGGTCTTCCTGGCATACACTATTCCATGGGTGTTTTTCGCGGTAACCAATCCCCAGGTAGTGTCTAGGCTTTATGTTCACAAAGACGCCAATTCCTATAAAAGAAGCGTAGCATTATTCTCTGCCTACGGCTTCCTATACACCCTTATCGCAATATCAGTTGGAATAATTGCGAGAATGCTTGCCATCGGCGGTTTCATACCCGGCGACCTACCCAGGGATTCCGTGACACTGAGTCTTCTAAAACTAATGACCCCTGGTTTATCAGCTGTTGTAAGCGTCTCAATCATGGCGGCCGCTATCTCAACCGCTAACAGTATAGTTCTCGCAGTCTCGAGCTCGGTTTTCAAAGACATTCTAAACCGGGAGGAGAAATCGCTCAGAGCGGCATTCGCTATCAACCTCGTTCTAACTCTCATCGCTTCAGGGCTGGCTCTTTTAAAGCTTGGATACATTGTTGATTTGTCAGTCCTTACCTCCGTATTCTTGTTACCTTTAGCGCCTGTTACCGTACTGGGGGTGTGGAGACATGGAAAACTCTCCACGGCATCAAGGATTGCTGCCATCCTAGCGATTATCACAGGGGGAGGAATAGGGTTCTACGGGTTCGTAACCTATGGTGCAGCCAAGACGTTCACAATGTCGTATCTCTACCTTCCTATTTCGGCATGGATTCTCATAACATCTACAACAATACTTGCCCTAGGAATTCTTGTCGACGGATTAAGGTTAAAGAATAAAAAATGAGGGCTAGGTGTCTTGGAGCCCACCGTTTAAATACTCGCTGTATCCGGCTAAGTCGAGTAATCCGTGACCGCTAAGGTTGAATAGGATAACATGGTTCTCGTTTTTTCCGACATATTTCCTCGCAATCTCTATTACTGCTTTAACAGCGTGGGCGCTTTCCGGGGCGGGGACTATGCCCTGTGTTCTAGCGAAAAACACTCCTGCCTCAAACACCTCTCTCTGCGAATAGGCGACAGGCTTTACCACTCCATTTTTCACTAAAACGCTGAGAGAGGGCGCGACGCCGTGGTATCTCAACCCCCCTGCGTGAATAGGTGGAGGGATGTAGTCGTGTCCGAGCGTGTGCATTTTAAGCATTGGTGTTAATCCCGCGGAATCTCCGTAATCATACCTATAATCGCCCATCGTCATG
This is a stretch of genomic DNA from Thermosphaera aggregans DSM 11486. It encodes these proteins:
- a CDS encoding ABC transporter ATP-binding protein, whose protein sequence is MVKEPLVRLENISKIYPDGVKALDNVSLEVYPGEILGLLGENGAGKTTLMRILYGEIKPSSGKIYIRNREVVLHGPWDALKHGIRMIYQHFSLIDEFTVIENMHLFMSTINRKVTIDETRKKAEELLKTLGFQIPLDEPVGRLPIGVQQKVEIVKSLVTGAEILILDEPTSVLNPIEIEELFRLIRTLREKHVSIIFISHKLREIKELTNRVVVLRKGRIVGEAETANIDESTLAKMMIGEELHMLNQAGKTSLNNRSKEILVLENIQVKGDKEQSTLKGISLKIHCGEVVGVVGIQGNGQKELAEAIIGLRKPIKGRILFEDEDITGLSVEERLKRGISFIPESRKIGLVGEMDVSANVLLTNHVFLTNRFGIIMTRELENLSVKVMKDYEVLAVSPRVLVKHLSGGNQQKIMTGRELVKNPKLLIAMEPTQGLDVKSTQQIRQLLLDHRNKGGAVLLISADLEELLLLSDRLVVMFNGRITAEGTPNEFTVEKIGLCMGGSC
- a CDS encoding BMP family lipoprotein, producing MRSIARTTLILLLVAIVIIAGIAIVLLGGFYPGGGQPTEETKVLVLFDVGGRGDLSFNDMAWLGAERAKKEFNIKVDYATPRSVADMENVLRSYSESGEYDLIVLVGFLWTDPLNKTADNYPNQKYALIDASTFVNRNNEVDILFKEQEVGSLIGVLASGMAKNLNASKVGAVAGMSIPPLWRFHIGYLFGIKYFELKTGYNVSLLWQYTNTFTDPQVGYNTALQMLQQGAVVLYGLAGYTHVGMMDAVVDWNKNQMGKAFAIGQDASQEWYAPEYIPLSGAKRVDVAVYTAIKMVVEKKWEPGIKVLGLAESGVGIWDLEGVRTFAEWASEVGKLKDYTVEEVVSIVNQTRTQYIDSATWAVYNELYQKIASGEIAFKDPVSIEEYNSIIDALINGDLNAALSKGSI
- a CDS encoding sodium:solute symporter family protein, whose translation is MNSIHLIALLIYFTVGTIIAYTSRRMGVKSASDYYVAGGRMGALLAAGTYAATTYSAFMMVGLVGLTYQTGVGALGFELIYLVSTVTVLSTLGFRIWKLAKTRKWISPSQMIGDLYGSKTLAVAVAFLYLFAMIPYTVAQIQGLGVVFQVSGLEYVHGVILGTLIILLWIVLAGIWSVATTDLYQGILMLAGGIIFLSWTISTLVQEADISKVLETLGAQGFLGLSSFWSPQVFLAYTIPWVFFAVTNPQVVSRLYVHKDANSYKRSVALFSAYGFLYTLIAISVGIIARMLAIGGFIPGDLPRDSVTLSLLKLMTPGLSAVVSVSIMAAAISTANSIVLAVSSSVFKDILNREEKSLRAAFAINLVLTLIASGLALLKLGYIVDLSVLTSVFLLPLAPVTVLGVWRHGKLSTASRIAAILAIITGGGIGFYGFVTYGAAKTFTMSYLYLPISAWILITSTTILALGILVDGLRLKNKK